Part of the Chloroflexota bacterium genome is shown below.
TACGTCCCGCTGGCACTGCGTGATGACCTCGTGCTGCTCGGCGATCTGGCGAGCCAGCACCTCGGCGTACTCCAGCAGCCGCGTGATCTCCGGCAGATCGAGCGTCCCCGACTGCTGCATGACGTCCTGCTGGCGGATGGCGTTGCGCTCCGCCCGCTGGAGGTTGTGCAGTCGGGTCTCCTCGTCGTGCAGCCGGGCCTGGAGCGCCGCGACTTCCTGTCGGGCGCGGTCCACCAGCCCGGTTCGGTAGTCCAGGACGTTCTGCAGGCGGAAGGTGAACCCGGCCATC
Proteins encoded:
- the fliJ gene encoding flagellar export protein FliJ, which produces MAGFTFRLQNVLDYRTGLVDRARQEVAALQARLHDEETRLHNLQRAERNAIRQQDVMQQSGTLDLPEITRLLEYAEVLARQIAEQHEVITQCQRDVDVAQARMVALAKDAKALEKLRERQLEEYQQEDVRRERAETSELASVRHQRAQATQQAGS